Proteins from one Planctomyces sp. SH-PL62 genomic window:
- the tal gene encoding transaldolase — protein sequence MSLLDQLRAMTVVVADTGDIESIARYKPRDTTTNPSLLYKAAKMPQYERIVQGAVEFARSVDGDRKARLEACMDKLAVGFGKEILQIVPGRVSTEVDARLSFDVEATVAKARRLIEMYAEEGVGRERILIKVASTWEGVRAAERLEKEGIHCNLTLLFSYAQAVACAEAGVTLISPFVGRILDWHLKDRGVKAIPATEDPGVESVQRIYRYYKAHGYKTEVMGASFRNIGEIVELAGCDLLTISPDLLKELQDADGKLDRKLSPDAADGQPEPKISLDEKTFRWMLNEDAMATEKLADGIRRFAADIVSLEKLVSKLIDQPVAV from the coding sequence ATGAGCCTGCTTGACCAGTTGCGTGCGATGACGGTGGTGGTCGCCGACACGGGGGACATCGAGTCCATCGCCCGTTACAAGCCTCGGGACACGACCACGAATCCGTCGCTGCTCTACAAGGCGGCCAAGATGCCGCAGTACGAGCGGATCGTCCAGGGCGCGGTGGAGTTCGCCCGGTCGGTCGACGGCGACCGCAAGGCCCGTCTCGAAGCCTGCATGGACAAGCTCGCCGTCGGCTTCGGCAAGGAGATCCTCCAGATCGTCCCCGGCCGCGTCTCCACCGAGGTCGACGCCCGGCTCTCGTTCGACGTCGAGGCCACGGTCGCCAAGGCCCGCCGCCTGATCGAGATGTACGCCGAGGAAGGGGTCGGTCGCGAGCGGATCCTCATCAAGGTCGCCTCCACCTGGGAAGGCGTCCGCGCCGCCGAGCGGCTGGAGAAGGAGGGGATCCACTGCAACCTGACCCTCCTGTTCAGCTACGCCCAGGCCGTCGCCTGCGCCGAGGCCGGCGTGACCCTGATCTCGCCGTTCGTGGGCCGCATCCTCGACTGGCACCTCAAGGACCGCGGCGTCAAGGCGATCCCCGCGACCGAAGATCCGGGCGTCGAGTCGGTCCAGCGGATCTACCGCTACTACAAGGCCCACGGCTACAAGACCGAGGTCATGGGCGCCAGCTTCCGCAACATCGGCGAGATCGTCGAACTCGCCGGCTGCGACCTGCTGACCATCTCGCCGGATCTGCTCAAGGAACTCCAGGACGCCGACGGCAAGCTCGACCGCAAGCTCTCGCCCGACGCCGCCGACGGCCAGCCCGAGCCCAAGATCTCGCTCGACGAGAAGACCTTCCGCTGGATGCTCAACGAAGACGCGATGGCCACCGAGAAGCTCGCCGACGGCATCCGCCGCTTCGCCGCCGACATCGTCAGCCTGGAGAAGCTCGTCTCCAAGCTGATCGACCAGCCCGTCGCCGTCTGA
- a CDS encoding HAD-IIA family hydrolase encodes MTSLRTIRGYAFDLDGTIWAGPRLLPGAAELVADLRHAGLGVVFASNSSRYGSEALARELTRLGIRAEGREVVAAFDLTAAEVLERVGPSPLLAIGTDDLAGSLARAGHEPLPLDRWSEARAVVVGNDPRFDFDRLRAASRAVAAGAAFFAVNLDARYPVADGFDPGCGALAEAVATASRTRPIVVGKPHPRLFESAVSRLGLAASEVAMIGDSQASDIVGGKAVGMFTVWVAPHDDIPAVTRPDLAVAGLPELHRLWLRAGGRPETPGLSA; translated from the coding sequence TTGACGAGCCTGCGCACGATCCGAGGATACGCGTTCGATCTCGACGGCACGATCTGGGCGGGGCCGCGGCTGCTCCCCGGGGCGGCGGAGCTGGTCGCGGACCTCCGCCACGCGGGGCTCGGGGTGGTCTTCGCGTCGAACTCGTCGCGATACGGCTCGGAAGCCCTTGCCCGCGAGCTGACCCGCCTGGGGATCCGGGCCGAGGGCCGCGAGGTGGTCGCCGCGTTCGACCTGACGGCCGCCGAGGTGCTGGAGCGGGTGGGGCCGTCCCCCTTGCTGGCGATCGGCACCGACGACCTGGCGGGCTCGCTGGCGAGGGCCGGGCACGAGCCCCTCCCCCTGGACCGCTGGAGCGAGGCCCGCGCCGTGGTGGTCGGGAACGACCCGCGGTTCGACTTCGACCGGCTCCGCGCCGCGTCCCGCGCCGTGGCCGCCGGCGCGGCCTTCTTCGCGGTGAACCTCGACGCCCGCTATCCCGTGGCCGACGGCTTCGACCCCGGATGCGGCGCGCTGGCCGAGGCGGTCGCGACCGCGTCGCGGACCCGACCGATCGTCGTCGGCAAGCCCCACCCCCGGCTGTTCGAATCGGCCGTGAGCCGCCTGGGCCTCGCGGCCTCGGAGGTCGCGATGATCGGCGACAGCCAGGCGTCGGACATCGTCGGCGGCAAGGCCGTCGGCATGTTCACGGTCTGGGTCGCCCCCCACGACGACATCCCGGCCGTCACCCGGCCCGACCTCGCCGTCGCCGGCCTGCCCGAGCTCCACCGCCTCTGGCTCCGGGCCGGCGGCCGGCCCGAGACGCCCGGCCTTTCCGCCTGA
- a CDS encoding lipase family protein: MPFPSRPSPRETLEGLTPPAADFPYFAFADAVRFEPEARGSIRTDSGAFVDANAWWLADASMLAYGDADLIAARFVDSPLPGLGWTVAPLLDDDGSRAMVLDGPGALVVVFRGTRIPVPDLAPAEALGLVDWILKNEDLRIDGRFLPAARKAGGRVHAGFLNAFEALSDRIDEVAAARRPGQKLWLAGHSLGGALAVLAGSHLREQAVEGIYTYGAPRVGDAEFVATLPPCIHRRFVHRDDLIPRIPPKGTFGYHDAGELHAVPGTPPRKPWREWNEGVKTLLAAVRLSVKEGRLAIGEAPVLIAGLADHAPVYYAVRLWNALADGLDEPSSRS; encoded by the coding sequence TTGCCGTTCCCGAGCCGCCCGTCCCCGAGGGAGACCCTTGAAGGGCTCACCCCCCCGGCCGCCGACTTCCCCTACTTCGCCTTCGCCGACGCCGTCCGTTTCGAACCCGAGGCGCGGGGCTCGATCCGGACGGATTCCGGCGCCTTCGTCGACGCCAACGCGTGGTGGCTCGCCGATGCGTCGATGCTCGCCTACGGCGACGCCGACCTGATCGCCGCCAGGTTCGTCGACTCCCCCTTGCCCGGCCTGGGCTGGACCGTCGCCCCCCTCCTCGACGACGACGGCTCCCGGGCGATGGTGCTGGACGGGCCCGGGGCGCTGGTGGTCGTCTTCCGAGGGACGCGGATTCCGGTCCCGGACCTCGCCCCCGCCGAGGCGCTCGGCCTGGTCGACTGGATCCTCAAGAACGAAGACCTCAGGATCGACGGCCGCTTCCTGCCGGCCGCCCGCAAGGCCGGCGGCCGCGTCCACGCCGGGTTCCTCAATGCGTTCGAGGCCCTCAGCGACCGGATCGACGAGGTCGCCGCCGCCAGGAGGCCCGGCCAGAAGCTCTGGCTCGCCGGCCACAGCCTCGGAGGCGCGCTCGCCGTGCTGGCGGGCTCGCACCTGCGTGAACAGGCGGTCGAGGGGATTTACACCTATGGGGCCCCCCGCGTCGGCGACGCCGAGTTTGTCGCCACCCTCCCGCCGTGCATCCACCGCCGATTCGTCCATCGCGATGATCTGATTCCCCGCATCCCCCCCAAGGGGACGTTCGGTTATCACGACGCGGGCGAGCTGCACGCGGTCCCCGGCACCCCTCCCCGCAAGCCCTGGCGCGAATGGAACGAGGGCGTCAAAACCCTCCTCGCCGCCGTCCGGCTGTCGGTCAAGGAGGGTCGACTCGCCATCGGCGAGGCCCCAGTCCTCATCGCCGGCCTCGCCGACCACGCGCCCGTCTACTACGCCGTCCGCCTCTGGAACGCCCTCGCCGACGGCCTCGACGAACCGTCGTCCCGATCCTGA
- a CDS encoding Dps family protein, which yields MAVTTKKSGEIQGQAPSKPEEHSQPWVHIGGGEIQKFGTVRQFPLGLSYDARMYSCQRLNQVLADSQILFALYKKHHWLMRGHTFYQLHLLLDKHAEEQLKLIDEVAERIQTLGGIAVGDPRHVAELTRIPRPPDGCEEVPAMLSRLLEAHEMILVDARDAARKTADEGDDGTNDLLVSDVVRIGETQVWFLIEHLVDTPLGRVDGPPKS from the coding sequence ATGGCAGTCACCACGAAGAAGAGCGGCGAAATCCAGGGGCAGGCCCCGTCGAAGCCGGAAGAACACAGCCAGCCGTGGGTCCACATCGGCGGCGGCGAGATTCAGAAATTCGGGACCGTCCGTCAGTTCCCGCTCGGGCTGTCGTACGACGCCCGGATGTACTCGTGCCAGCGCCTGAATCAGGTGCTCGCGGACAGCCAGATCCTGTTCGCGCTCTACAAGAAGCACCACTGGCTGATGCGGGGCCACACCTTCTATCAGCTCCACCTGCTGCTGGACAAGCACGCCGAGGAGCAGTTGAAGCTGATCGACGAGGTGGCCGAGCGTATCCAGACGCTGGGCGGGATCGCCGTCGGCGACCCTCGCCACGTCGCGGAGCTGACGCGCATCCCCAGGCCGCCCGACGGCTGCGAGGAAGTCCCGGCGATGCTCTCTCGGCTGCTCGAGGCCCACGAGATGATCCTGGTCGACGCCCGCGACGCCGCCCGCAAGACCGCCGACGAGGGGGACGACGGCACCAACGACCTGCTCGTCTCCGACGTCGTCCGCATCGGCGAGACGCAGGTCTGGTTCCTCATCGAGCACCTCGTCGACACCCCGCTCGGCCGGGTCGACGGCCCCCCGAAATCCTGA
- a CDS encoding pyrroloquinoline quinone-dependent dehydrogenase has product MRRGSIGLACLLVLAFVGRAGAQPEPSDDWPGVGNDPGCMRYSTLDQIDRSNVARLKPAWTYHTGELKDGVGKTIECTPIVIDGVMYVTTAHLKVVALDAATGAERWKFDPLKDHPTSHPLASGGVNRGCAYWSDGKPGGARRILHGTADGRLFSLDAATGELDPSFGDGGVRDLRKELDPKVASLAYGPTSAPVVWKDVVVLGFSCGEGPGIAAPGDVRAFDVRSGAQLWRFRTVPAPGEFGAETWEGESWKDRGGANAWGGLSVDVARGLIFAGLGSAAFDFYGGDRHGDNLFANCTIALDAATGRRAWHFQTLRHDLWDHDLPTYPNLVTVERDGAKVDAVAQVTKTGYVFLFDRETGKPLFDVEDRPVPASEVAGERASATQPVPVKPPPFAVQTLDESNVTDIGEANRAVVLERLRKLKTGVPFLPPSREGTVVIPGYHGGATWSGASFDPATGRLFVNSNNVPNILTMTESKAEDVLKHGPYSFTGYHQFLDPEGYPAIKPPWGVLNAIDLNAGDFAWRTPLGEHPELTARGVPRTGTETFGGSIVTAGGLVFIAGTKDERFHAFDKDDGKLLWEHQLPAGGYATPSTYRAGGRQFVVIAAGGAGKLRTRAGDAFVAFSLPE; this is encoded by the coding sequence ATGCGACGTGGCTCGATCGGTCTCGCGTGCCTCCTCGTCCTCGCCTTCGTCGGCCGCGCCGGCGCCCAGCCCGAACCGTCCGACGACTGGCCGGGCGTGGGCAACGATCCCGGCTGCATGCGGTACTCGACGCTCGACCAGATCGACCGGTCGAACGTCGCGCGGCTCAAGCCGGCCTGGACGTACCACACGGGCGAGCTGAAGGACGGGGTCGGGAAGACGATCGAGTGCACGCCGATCGTGATCGACGGCGTGATGTACGTCACGACGGCCCACTTGAAGGTCGTGGCGCTCGACGCCGCCACCGGCGCGGAACGCTGGAAGTTCGACCCCCTCAAGGACCATCCGACCTCGCACCCGCTGGCCTCGGGCGGGGTGAATCGGGGCTGCGCGTACTGGTCCGACGGCAAGCCCGGAGGGGCTCGGCGGATCCTCCACGGGACGGCCGACGGCCGGCTTTTCTCGCTCGACGCCGCGACCGGCGAGCTGGACCCGAGCTTCGGCGACGGCGGCGTGCGCGACCTCCGCAAGGAGCTGGACCCGAAGGTCGCGAGCCTCGCCTACGGGCCGACCTCCGCGCCCGTCGTCTGGAAGGACGTGGTCGTCCTGGGCTTCTCGTGCGGGGAAGGGCCGGGGATCGCCGCGCCCGGCGACGTCCGGGCCTTCGACGTCCGCAGCGGCGCCCAGCTCTGGCGGTTCCGCACCGTGCCGGCGCCCGGCGAGTTCGGCGCCGAGACCTGGGAAGGCGAGTCGTGGAAGGACCGAGGCGGAGCGAACGCCTGGGGCGGCCTGAGCGTCGACGTGGCTCGCGGCCTGATCTTCGCCGGGCTCGGATCGGCCGCGTTCGACTTCTACGGCGGCGACCGCCACGGCGACAACCTGTTCGCCAACTGCACGATCGCCCTCGACGCCGCCACCGGACGCCGGGCCTGGCACTTCCAGACCCTGCGCCACGACCTCTGGGACCACGACCTGCCGACCTACCCCAACCTCGTCACGGTCGAGCGCGACGGCGCGAAGGTCGACGCCGTGGCCCAGGTGACGAAGACCGGCTACGTCTTCCTGTTCGACCGGGAGACGGGCAAGCCCCTGTTCGACGTGGAGGACCGGCCCGTCCCCGCCTCCGAGGTCGCCGGCGAGCGGGCCTCGGCGACGCAGCCCGTCCCGGTCAAGCCGCCGCCGTTCGCCGTGCAGACGCTCGACGAGTCGAACGTCACCGACATCGGCGAGGCCAACCGCGCGGTCGTGCTGGAGCGGCTTCGCAAGCTCAAGACCGGCGTCCCGTTCCTCCCGCCGAGCCGAGAGGGGACGGTCGTCATCCCCGGCTATCACGGCGGGGCGACCTGGTCGGGCGCGTCGTTCGATCCCGCGACCGGCCGGCTGTTCGTCAACTCGAACAACGTGCCGAACATCCTCACGATGACCGAATCCAAGGCCGAGGACGTGCTCAAGCACGGACCCTACAGCTTCACCGGCTACCACCAGTTCCTCGACCCCGAGGGCTACCCCGCCATCAAGCCCCCCTGGGGCGTGCTGAACGCCATCGACCTGAACGCGGGCGATTTCGCCTGGCGGACGCCGCTCGGCGAGCATCCCGAGCTGACCGCCCGGGGCGTTCCCAGGACCGGCACCGAGACCTTCGGCGGGTCGATCGTGACCGCCGGCGGCCTGGTGTTCATCGCCGGGACCAAGGACGAGCGGTTCCACGCCTTCGACAAGGACGACGGCAAGCTGCTCTGGGAACATCAGCTCCCCGCCGGCGGCTACGCGACCCCCTCCACCTATCGCGCCGGGGGGCGGCAGTTCGTCGTGATCGCCGCCGGCGGCGCGGGCAAGCTCCGCACCAGGGCCGGCGACGCCTTCGTGGCCTTCAGCCTGCCCGAGTGA
- a CDS encoding YceI family protein, producing the protein MRATATNARLLATALTLTLALGAGLPARAADDYTVDPAHTTVIFKIDHGGFASIYGRFNDVSGSFTVDPAASSSSRFVIAIKADSVDTGNDKRDGHLKSPDFFNVKQFPSIAFKSTAVAKDPQGLKVTGDLTLHGVTKPVSFVLTGGKVGEFPKGVQRTGYSAEISIKRSDFGMDKMIPAAGDEVVLLIGFEGTKS; encoded by the coding sequence ATGCGAGCCACTGCGACGAACGCGCGACTGCTGGCGACCGCCCTGACCCTGACCCTGGCCCTCGGGGCGGGCCTCCCCGCGCGGGCGGCCGACGACTACACCGTCGACCCGGCGCACACCACGGTTATCTTCAAGATCGACCACGGCGGCTTCGCCTCGATCTACGGCCGGTTCAACGACGTCTCCGGGTCGTTCACCGTCGACCCGGCCGCCTCCTCGTCGTCGCGGTTCGTAATCGCGATCAAGGCCGACAGCGTCGACACCGGCAACGACAAGCGCGACGGGCACCTCAAGAGCCCCGACTTCTTCAACGTCAAGCAGTTCCCCTCCATCGCCTTCAAGAGCACGGCGGTCGCGAAGGACCCGCAGGGCCTGAAGGTGACCGGCGACCTGACCCTCCACGGCGTCACCAAGCCCGTCTCCTTCGTCCTCACCGGCGGCAAGGTCGGCGAGTTCCCCAAGGGCGTCCAGCGCACTGGCTATTCCGCCGAGATCTCGATCAAGCGCTCCGACTTCGGCATGGACAAGATGATCCCCGCCGCCGGCGACGAGGTCGTCCTCCTCATCGGCTTCGAGGGGACGAAGTCCTGA